The Saccharomonospora glauca K62 genome has a segment encoding these proteins:
- a CDS encoding DUF167 domain-containing protein → MRVAVRVKAGAKRDGVGGRWDGALGEALVVSVRAPAVDGKANTAVCRVLAAAFGLRARDVTVVRGQRSRDKLVEFPDVEGVAERVAELLESRVEAHGPG, encoded by the coding sequence ATGCGGGTCGCCGTCCGGGTGAAGGCCGGAGCGAAGCGTGACGGTGTCGGCGGACGATGGGACGGGGCGCTCGGGGAGGCCCTCGTGGTCTCCGTCCGGGCGCCCGCCGTCGACGGCAAGGCGAACACCGCGGTGTGCCGGGTGCTGGCCGCCGCGTTCGGACTGCGGGCACGCGACGTGACCGTCGTGAGGGGACAGCGGTCCCGCGACAAGCTCGTGGAGTTCCCGGACGTGGAGGGCGTCGCGGAGCGGGTCGCCGAGCTGTTGGAGTCCCGTGTGGAGGCACACGGCCCAGGCTGA